A region of the Kribbella sp. NBC_01245 genome:
ACCCGGCCAGGTGTTCCTTGGCCTCGGCGAACGGACCGTCGGTGGTGGTGCGCACGCCGTCGCGCACCTGCACGGTCGTGGTGGTGATCGGATCGGCCAGCCCGGCCGCGCTCACCAGCTGCCCCGACTCGGCGAGTTCGGCCGAAAGGGACGCGTGCGCCCGCGACATCCCGTCCCGCTGGTCGGCGGACAGGGAGTCCCAGCTCTCCTGGTTGCTGTAGATCAGCAGCATGTACTTCACGGCACCATCCTGACGTGTCGGCGGGCCCATGGTCGGGCGCCTCTCAAAGAAACGTCGAGACCACCCCCGATTTTTCGACCTCCACCCCCACTTGTCGCCCCCCCACACCGACACCCGGGACAGCCTCCTGCGTTCACCTGTCCTCTTTTTGTGCGGGGCAGAGAAGTCAGGTCATTCTCGTATGTCGTACGATATCTAGGTCAAGCGTGGAGTAGAGGGAGTGGTTATGGCGGTCTTGGTGACGGGTGCGACGGGGAATGTCGGGCGGCTGGTGGTTGAGCAATTGGCCGCGGCGGGGGAAGACGTGCGGGCGATGACGCGTACGCCGGGTAAGGCGGTGGTTCCGCACGGGGTCACGGTGGTCAAGGGTGATCTGCGGGATCCGGAAGGGCTGGAGTTCGACGGGGTTGATCGGTTGTTCCTGTTCGCGGAGCCGTCGACCGCCCGTGAGGTTGTCGGCCGGGCGGTCAAGGCTGGAGTACGGCGGATCGTGGTGTTGTCGTCGGGCGCGGTCACGTTCGGGATGGACTCGGTTCACCACCTGCCGGCCGAGCAGGCGGTCGAGGAGTCCGGGGTGGAGTGGACGCACGTCCGGCCCGGCGAGTTCATGGCGAACAAGCTGCACCTTTGGGGACCGTCCATCCGGGCCGAGCGAATCGTGCGCGAGGCCTTCCCGGACAGCGCCTGGTATCCCGTGCATGAGCGGGATATCGCCGACGTCGCGACGGTCGCGCTACGAGCCGACGGGCACCACGGTTCGGCGTACGACGTCAACGGGCCGTTGATCAGTAACGCCGACCAGGTGCGGGCGATCAGTGCCGCCCTCGGCGAGGAGGTCCGGCTCGAACTGGTGAGCCGGGAGGAGTTGCGCGAGCGCTATCTGGCCCAGGGCGGTTTCGCTGCGGAGATGGCGGACTTCCTGCTCGGCTACACGGATTACTCGGGAGCAGAGGCGGACGCGGAGGACGAAGTGGATTATGCGGCGATCGACAGTCTGCCGACGGCGGAAGCGGTGACCGGACGGCCGGCGCGGACCTTTGCGGACTGGGCACAGGATCACCTCGCCGACTTCCGCTGAAAACGGCTGAGCGTCAAAGATCGCTGAGAACTTCCGGGGCCGTCGACGCATCGTGTAGGTGGGACCACCTGCTAAGGAGTGTGCGTGATGCGTCGACGGACCCTGGTCGGCCTTGGTCTGACCGTTCTCTTTCTCACCGCCGGGCTGTCCGGCCCGGCCTCGGCAACCGTCGCTGAAGATCTCTGCGTCAGCGGAACCCCACACGAAGGCATCTGGCACGGCGGCTTCCCGTCCGATCCCCCGGCCATCGGGGCGGACGACCTTCAGCTCGGCATCGAACTGCCCTTGCCGGTCGAATATCCCGCGTGCCAGGGAACGATCGCGACTGTGCAGAAGACCGACGGCACCCACCGCACCACCGTGTCGCTGGACACCATGGGCGGTACCGGGCATCCGCCGCTGATGACGTTCTACGGCTACATGACCGTGCCGTTGGCCGATGGCGTCGGCACCTGGGAGATCGTCAAGCTGCAGCACGGCAGTAGCGTGCGCACGCTGAGCTACCGCTTCGTCGTACGTCGGCTGAGCGTCATCAACGTTCTTCAGCCCGCCACGGTCGCCGGCGCGGGCAACACCATCGTGAACGGCACGTTGAAGCGCTATACCTCGGTCGGTGGATTGGTGCCGAGTCCTGGGCGCAAGGTGCAGATCATGCACGCGAACGGCGAGCAGGTGCTGGCGAATCTGACCAGTGATGCCTATGGACGGTTCAGGGCGCTGATCCCGTTCACGCAGACCACTAAGTTCTATGCCCGCACGGCCCAGGTGGGGTTCTTCAGCGCCGCAGTAACCCCGTACCAGCGAACTGCCCATCGGTTGTTGGCAGTGCCCAAGCTGTCGGCTTCACCCACCGCGAAGGTCGGCGTCTTCTGGAAGGTCTCTGGCGCGGTCTATCCCGGCAAGGTCGACACGCGACTCGACTATTGGAATGGCTCGCAGTGGGTCTGGACTCTGTCGTCCGGGCCGTCGAACGCTGACGGCACTTTCGCTCGCTATTGGAAGCCCGCGGCCAAGGGGACGTACAAGGTCCGGCTGTCGCTCGTA
Encoded here:
- a CDS encoding NAD(P)H-binding protein, which codes for MAVLVTGATGNVGRLVVEQLAAAGEDVRAMTRTPGKAVVPHGVTVVKGDLRDPEGLEFDGVDRLFLFAEPSTAREVVGRAVKAGVRRIVVLSSGAVTFGMDSVHHLPAEQAVEESGVEWTHVRPGEFMANKLHLWGPSIRAERIVREAFPDSAWYPVHERDIADVATVALRADGHHGSAYDVNGPLISNADQVRAISAALGEEVRLELVSREELRERYLAQGGFAAEMADFLLGYTDYSGAEADAEDEVDYAAIDSLPTAEAVTGRPARTFADWAQDHLADFR
- a CDS encoding YciI family protein, with product MLLIYSNQESWDSLSADQRDGMSRAHASLSAELAESGQLVSAAGLADPITTTTVQVRDGVRTTTDGPFAEAKEHLAGYYLVECDDLDQAIAYAARMPDAEYVAVEVRPVMVDAGLEM